In the genome of Desulfofarcimen acetoxidans DSM 771, one region contains:
- a CDS encoding exosporium glycoprotein BclB-related protein — translation MTTIALGLVGTASIVGFVSSATGITISGETIDLTGGVTGPLINFAFSAPRSGTITSITAYFSNTILLSLTGTTITITAQLYSSTTPNNTFSPVPGAVVTLAPALTGTISLGSTSHSITTELSIPITQETRLLLVFSATATGLDLINTVTE, via the coding sequence ATGACTACCATTGCACTTGGGCTGGTTGGTACTGCAAGTATCGTGGGATTTGTAAGTTCTGCTACCGGCATCACTATTTCTGGTGAAACAATAGATCTTACGGGTGGAGTTACAGGTCCGTTAATTAATTTTGCCTTTTCGGCTCCTCGGTCTGGAACCATAACATCAATTACAGCATACTTTAGTAATACTATATTGCTGAGTCTTACTGGAACAACTATAACCATCACGGCACAATTGTATAGTTCTACAACACCTAATAATACTTTCAGCCCAGTTCCGGGTGCTGTTGTAACATTGGCTCCGGCCCTTACGGGTACAATTTCACTAGGTAGCACCAGCCATAGTATTACAACCGAATTGTCAATACCGATAACACAGGAAACCCGTTTATTATTGGTATTTTCAGCAACAGCTACCGGTCTGGATCTTATTAATACTGTGACAGAATAG
- a CDS encoding glycosyltransferase yields the protein MPYSSSSGKVWSERIIKRLIARCSNNSILDVGAGAGIYCTMLRPQLPTTEFIGLEIWEPYIEKYSLSSKYHNIIKEDIRDFIPQKTYGITLMGDILEHMTKEEAIKVYYKLLEFSEYVLISIPINYYPQDEYMGNPYEKHVKDDWSHDEVLSSFDCIALFYIENEIGVYIGYNPKLHTKWDILNANKTAYAVYGIYKNEENFIERFLNSVKDADEIVLCDTGSDDNTNTIINSLKEKNPDINLKTFKIFVSPWRFDDARNTALSLVSKNMDICISLDIDEYLMENWREVLDLRWDFKYTRCYHKFKTIWANNSFSAHWHDRIHVRCGYCWKLPVHEILEYKSEEKICWMDDFWVYHQPENKKSRAFYFPLLEQSVRERPDVWKTWSFLANEYMMAGRFEDAMEAIDKAFKLKNSDKGYLYKMKYNLYKNQNKQELAILNLNNYILCMPGRREPYFEKANYLHQLGRNVESYFTLKEAQKQSNEITDYHYIPNCWGKNFDGFLSRIFELAQKDGLAI from the coding sequence ATGCCGTATAGCTCTTCTTCAGGAAAAGTGTGGTCAGAAAGAATAATTAAGCGTCTGATTGCGAGATGCAGCAATAACTCCATATTAGATGTTGGTGCGGGCGCAGGTATTTACTGTACCATGTTACGGCCCCAATTACCAACTACTGAATTCATCGGACTTGAGATATGGGAACCTTACATTGAAAAATACTCTCTTTCCAGCAAATATCATAATATTATTAAAGAGGATATTAGAGATTTTATTCCTCAAAAGACATATGGAATAACCCTTATGGGTGATATTCTCGAACATATGACTAAAGAAGAAGCAATAAAAGTTTACTATAAGTTATTGGAGTTTAGTGAGTATGTACTTATAAGCATACCGATTAATTATTATCCTCAGGATGAATACATGGGAAATCCTTACGAAAAACATGTAAAAGATGACTGGAGCCACGATGAAGTCCTTTCCTCCTTTGACTGTATAGCACTTTTTTATATTGAAAATGAGATTGGAGTATATATAGGCTATAATCCAAAACTACACACAAAATGGGATATACTGAATGCAAATAAAACCGCATATGCAGTTTATGGAATTTACAAAAATGAAGAAAACTTTATAGAAAGGTTTTTAAATTCAGTAAAAGATGCTGATGAAATTGTCCTTTGTGACACAGGTTCAGACGATAATACTAATACTATAATTAATTCTCTCAAAGAAAAAAATCCTGATATTAATCTTAAAACCTTTAAAATATTTGTTTCACCATGGAGATTTGATGATGCACGCAATACTGCGTTGTCTCTGGTAAGTAAAAATATGGATATTTGTATATCCCTTGATATTGACGAATACTTAATGGAAAACTGGAGAGAGGTTTTAGATTTAAGATGGGATTTTAAATATACTCGATGTTATCATAAATTTAAAACAATTTGGGCTAATAATAGTTTCTCTGCGCATTGGCATGATAGAATACATGTAAGATGTGGTTATTGTTGGAAGCTGCCGGTGCATGAAATACTAGAGTATAAGTCTGAAGAAAAAATTTGCTGGATGGATGATTTCTGGGTATATCATCAACCCGAAAATAAAAAATCAAGAGCATTTTATTTCCCATTGCTTGAACAATCGGTCAGGGAAAGACCTGATGTTTGGAAGACATGGAGTTTTTTGGCGAATGAGTATATGATGGCAGGCAGATTTGAGGATGCCATGGAGGCTATTGATAAAGCATTTAAGTTAAAGAATTCCGACAAAGGCTATTTATATAAAATGAAATATAACCTGTATAAAAATCAAAACAAACAGGAACTGGCTATATTAAACCTAAACAATTATATTTTATGCATGCCGGGCAGACGGGAACCCTATTTTGAAAAAGCGAATTACCTACATCAGTTAGGAAGAAACGTAGAGTCTTATTTCACTTTGAAAGAGGCACAAAAACAATCTAATGAAATAACAGATTACCATTATATTCCGAATTGCTGGGGCAAAAATTTTGATGGATTCTTATCCAGGATATTTGAGCTCGCCCAAAAGGACGGATTGGCTATATGA
- a CDS encoding tetratricopeptide repeat-containing glycosyltransferase: protein MNKYKVCVYSICKNEEQFVDRWIDSMNEADMIAVCDTGSSDGTVKKLKSRGAVVNSINLDPWRFDVARNISLAFVPFDMDICVCTDLDEVLEAGWRERLENVWTPETTRLRYMYTWKFNEDGSRGATYWYEKIHGRRGYRWVHPIHEILQYYDEKPEIYAYAPAIHLNHFPDPAKSRSQYLSLLELSRNENPNDSSTVFWLGREYMFYGQYDKCIKTLKEHLSLSSAVWDQERCASMRYIARSYNTKGDLAEAKKWLYKAIAECPTVREPYVDMARLGYELKDWPLVYLMLEETLKIKDKPFSYLIEESSWDNTIYDLGSIACYWIGMFEKAYELARIASGMNPHDERLEHNLKIIKERITK from the coding sequence ATGAATAAATATAAGGTATGCGTCTATTCAATTTGTAAAAACGAAGAACAGTTTGTTGACAGGTGGATTGACTCCATGAATGAAGCAGATATGATCGCTGTTTGCGACACCGGTTCATCCGACGGTACGGTAAAAAAGCTGAAATCCCGGGGTGCAGTAGTTAATAGTATAAATCTTGATCCATGGAGATTTGATGTCGCAAGAAATATATCACTGGCCTTTGTACCTTTCGATATGGATATCTGTGTCTGTACGGATCTGGATGAAGTTTTGGAAGCCGGATGGAGAGAAAGGCTGGAAAATGTGTGGACACCGGAAACTACAAGGCTTAGATACATGTACACTTGGAAGTTTAACGAAGACGGCTCGCGCGGCGCTACTTACTGGTATGAAAAAATACATGGCAGACGAGGATATCGGTGGGTGCACCCAATTCATGAGATATTGCAATATTATGATGAAAAGCCGGAAATATATGCATATGCTCCCGCAATTCATCTAAATCATTTCCCTGATCCGGCTAAATCCAGGAGCCAGTATCTGTCTTTGCTTGAACTTTCCAGAAACGAAAATCCCAATGATAGCAGCACAGTATTCTGGCTTGGCAGAGAATATATGTTCTATGGGCAATATGACAAGTGTATAAAAACATTGAAGGAACACCTTTCATTATCCAGTGCCGTATGGGATCAGGAACGCTGCGCTTCAATGAGATATATAGCAAGGTCATATAACACAAAAGGAGATTTGGCTGAAGCAAAAAAATGGCTTTACAAAGCCATTGCAGAGTGTCCGACAGTTAGGGAACCCTATGTTGATATGGCACGTTTGGGCTATGAATTGAAGGATTGGCCGCTTGTATATCTTATGCTTGAAGAGACACTAAAAATAAAAGATAAACCCTTTTCATACCTTATTGAAGAATCTAGTTGGGATAATACTATATACGATCTGGGCTCAATTGCATGCTATTGGATCGGGATGTTTGAAAAAGCCTATGAGCTTGCAAGAATTGCTTCAGGTATGAATCCCCATGACGAAAGGCTTGAGCATAATCTTAAAATTATTAAAGAAAGAATAACGAAATAA
- a CDS encoding DNRLRE domain-containing protein, with product MSSILIMPTGDTYIKKSSPNSNFSKKKCLIAGFGGCKKIYTSLIKFDIPQIPAGSEFIRAYLRLNVDDTDLADNVEIKVNRILSSFDTDTVTWDTSPSYIPTSIVFNVDCHQIGRLVEVNISELVRGWIDLQFPNYGIALTGKEGNKGLVAFSSSNDEAMSRPQLIIIYRFNIVGPTGPTGPHGKTGKTGKTGPTGPTGKTGKTGATGPTGATGPTGTGATGPTGPTGSATGATGPTGPTGTAGTTGATGPTGPTGIAGTSGATGPTGPTGTAGADGTTGPTGPTGIAGANGATGPTGPTGTAGANGATGPTGPTGTAGADGAIGPTGPTGTGATGPTGPTGTAGTDGATGPTGPTGTAGTDGATGPTGPTGTAGANGATGPTGTDGATGPTGPTGTAGVDGATGPTGPTGTSGADGATGPTGPTGTSGADGTTGPTGPTGTAGVDGATGPTGPTGTSGSDGATGPTGPTGTAGADGATGPTGPTGTAGADGATGPTGPTGTAGADGATGPTGPTGTAGADGATGPTGPTGTAGADGATGPTGPTGTAGADGATGPTGPTGTAGADGATGPTGPTGTAGADGATGPTGPTGTAGADGATGPTGPTGTAGVDGATGPTGPTGTSGSDGATGPTGPTGTAGVDGATGPTGPTGTTGTDGATGPTGPTGTAAADGATGPTGPTGTAGADGATGPTGPTGTAGADGATGPTGPTGTAGADGATGPTGPTGTAGVDGATGPTGPTGTAGADGATGPTGPTGTAGADGATGPTGPTGTAGADGATGPTGPTGTAGADGATGPTGPTGTAGVDGATGPTGPTGTAGTDGATGPTGPTGTAGADGATGPTGPTGTAGTDGATGPTGPTGTAGVDGATGPTGPTGTAGADGATGPTGPTGTAGTDGATGPTGPTGTAGTNGATGPTGPTGTAGADGTTGPTGPTGTAGTNGATGPTGPTGTAGVDGATGPTGPTGTSGADGATGPTGPTGTAGTNGATGPTGPTGTAGADGATGPTGPTGTAGTDGATGPTGPTGTAGADGATGPTGPTGTAGADGATGPTGPTGTAGADGATGPTGPTGTAGADGATGPTGPTGTAGADGATGPTGPTGTAGADGATGATGPTGPTGTAGADGATGPTGPTGTAGADGATGPTGPTGTAGADGATGPTGPTGTAGADGATGPTGPTGTAGVDGATGPTGPTGTAGADGATGPTGPTGTAGADGATGPTGPTGTAGADGATGPTGPTGTAGVDGATGPTGPTGTAGADGTTGPTGPTGTAGADGATGPTGPTGTAGADGATGPTGPTGTAGVDGATGPTGPTGTAGADGATGPTGPTGTAGADGATGPTGPTGTAGADGATGPTGPTGTAGADGTTGPTGPTGTTGVDGATGPTGPTGTAGADGATGPTGPTGTAGADGATGPTGPTGTAGADGATGPTGPTGATGEVVLAFGSLRGNSVETPGATFTPVPFNIVGPLSDTITVSLSGNELVVGENGIYQITISINAEATVNPDPDQPYLNAIITVNGAPIFGDTTTFFKISNRSSSTFAVQSSLTAGDEVGVSIITDFPALGYMNRSLTIVQLSN from the coding sequence ATGTCCTCTATATTGATAATGCCAACTGGAGACACTTATATTAAAAAATCATCTCCAAATAGTAACTTTTCCAAAAAAAAATGTCTTATTGCAGGTTTCGGGGGCTGCAAAAAAATATATACTAGTTTGATAAAATTTGACATTCCCCAGATTCCTGCAGGGAGTGAGTTTATTCGTGCTTATTTAAGGCTTAATGTTGATGATACTGATCTAGCAGATAATGTTGAAATAAAGGTAAACAGGATATTATCTAGTTTTGATACGGATACAGTTACATGGGACACTTCTCCCTCATATATACCAACATCAATTGTATTTAATGTTGACTGCCATCAAATAGGCCGATTAGTCGAAGTAAACATAAGTGAATTGGTACGAGGCTGGATAGATCTGCAATTTCCCAATTATGGTATTGCACTAACAGGAAAAGAGGGTAATAAAGGTCTTGTAGCCTTTTCAAGTTCTAATGACGAGGCAATGAGTAGACCACAACTAATTATAATATACCGATTTAATATTGTTGGCCCCACAGGTCCGACTGGTCCGCATGGTAAAACAGGTAAAACCGGTAAAACCGGTCCCACAGGCCCGACTGGCAAAACAGGTAAAACAGGAGCAACCGGTCCCACAGGCGCAACTGGTCCTACAGGCACTGGCGCAACCGGCCCCACAGGTCCAACTGGCAGTGCAACAGGAGCAACTGGCCCCACGGGTCCTACAGGCACTGCAGGCACAACAGGTGCAACCGGTCCCACAGGTCCAACTGGTATAGCAGGTACAAGCGGCGCAACCGGCCCCACTGGTCCGACCGGTACTGCGGGTGCAGACGGTACAACCGGCCCCACAGGCCCGACTGGCATTGCGGGTGCAAATGGCGCAACCGGCCCCACAGGCCCGACAGGTACTGCGGGTGCAAATGGCGCAACCGGCCCCACAGGTCCTACGGGTACTGCGGGTGCAGATGGCGCAATCGGCCCTACAGGTCCCACGGGCACTGGTGCAACCGGTCCCACAGGTCCTACAGGTACCGCAGGAACAGACGGTGCAACCGGCCCCACAGGTCCCACCGGTACTGCAGGAACAGACGGTGCAACCGGCCCCACAGGCCCGACAGGTACTGCGGGTGCAAATGGCGCAACCGGTCCCACTGGTACAGATGGCGCAACCGGTCCCACAGGTCCCACCGGTACTGCAGGAGTAGACGGTGCAACAGGCCCCACAGGTCCTACTGGCACTTCTGGTGCAGATGGTGCAACCGGTCCCACAGGTCCCACCGGCACTTCTGGTGCAGATGGCACAACTGGTCCCACAGGTCCTACCGGTACTGCAGGAGTAGACGGTGCAACCGGCCCCACGGGTCCTACCGGCACTTCTGGTTCAGATGGTGCAACCGGCCCCACAGGCCCGACAGGTACTGCGGGTGCAGACGGAGCAACCGGCCCCACTGGTCCTACCGGTACTGCAGGAGCAGACGGTGCAACCGGTCCCACTGGCCCGACCGGTACTGCAGGAGCAGACGGCGCAACCGGTCCCACGGGCCCGACCGGTACTGCAGGAGCAGACGGCGCAACCGGTCCCACGGGTCCGACTGGCACTGCAGGAGCAGACGGTGCAACCGGCCCCACAGGCCCGACTGGTACTGCAGGTGCAGATGGCGCAACCGGCCCCACAGGTCCCACTGGCACTGCAGGTGCAGATGGCGCAACCGGCCCCACAGGCCCGACAGGTACTGCGGGTGCAGACGGCGCAACCGGCCCAACTGGTCCGACCGGTACTGCGGGTGCAGATGGTGCAACCGGTCCCACAGGTCCTACCGGTACTGCAGGAGTAGACGGTGCAACAGGCCCCACGGGTCCTACCGGCACTTCTGGTTCAGATGGTGCAACCGGCCCTACAGGTCCCACGGGCACTGCGGGAGTAGACGGTGCAACCGGTCCCACAGGTCCTACTGGTACCACAGGAACAGACGGTGCAACCGGCCCCACAGGCCCGACTGGCACTGCTGCTGCAGACGGCGCAACTGGTCCCACAGGCCCGACAGGTACTGCGGGTGCAGACGGCGCAACCGGCCCAACTGGTCCGACCGGCACTGCAGGAGCAGACGGTGCAACCGGCCCCACAGGTCCTACTGGTACTGCGGGTGCAGATGGCGCAACCGGTCCCACAGGTCCCACCGGTACTGCAGGAGTAGACGGTGCAACAGGCCCCACAGGCCCGACAGGTACTGCGGGTGCAGACGGCGCAACCGGCCCAACTGGTCCGACCGGTACTGCGGGTGCAGATGGTGCAACCGGCCCAACTGGTCCGACCGGCACTGCAGGAGCAGACGGTGCAACCGGCCCCACAGGTCCTACTGGTACTGCGGGTGCAGATGGCGCAACCGGCCCTACAGGTCCCACGGGCACTGCGGGAGTAGACGGTGCAACCGGCCCCACAGGTCCTACAGGTACCGCAGGAACAGACGGTGCAACCGGCCCCACAGGCCCGACTGGCACTGCTGGTGCAGACGGCGCAACCGGTCCCACAGGTCCGACTGGCACTGCTGGTACAGATGGCGCAACCGGTCCCACAGGTCCTACCGGTACTGCAGGAGTAGACGGTGCAACAGGCCCCACGGGTCCGACTGGCACTGCTGGTGCAGATGGTGCAACCGGTCCCACAGGTCCCACTGGCACTGCTGGTACAGATGGCGCAACCGGTCCCACAGGTCCCACCGGCACTGCTGGTACAAATGGCGCAACTGGTCCCACAGGTCCTACTGGTACTGCTGGTGCAGACGGCACAACCGGTCCCACAGGTCCCACCGGCACTGCTGGTACAAATGGCGCAACTGGTCCCACAGGTCCTACAGGTACTGCAGGAGTAGACGGTGCAACCGGCCCCACGGGTCCGACTGGCACTTCTGGTGCAGACGGCGCAACCGGCCCCACAGGTCCTACTGGTACTGCTGGAACAAACGGTGCAACCGGCCCCACAGGTCCTACTGGTACTGCTGGTGCAGACGGCGCAACCGGCCCCACAGGTCCAACTGGTACAGCAGGAACAGACGGTGCAACCGGCCCCACAGGTCCGACTGGTACTGCAGGAGCAGACGGTGCAACCGGTCCCACAGGTCCAACTGGCACTGCTGGTGCAGACGGTGCAACCGGTCCCACAGGTCCTACTGGTACTGCTGGTGCAGACGGTGCAACCGGCCCCACAGGCCCGACTGGCACTGCTGGTGCAGACGGCGCAACCGGCCCCACAGGTCCTACTGGTACTGCTGGTGCAGACGGTGCAACCGGTCCCACAGGTCCTACTGGTACTGCTGGTGCAGACGGTGCAACCGGTGCAACCGGTCCCACTGGCCCAACTGGTACTGCAGGTGCAGATGGTGCAACCGGCCCCACAGGTCCTACTGGTACTGCTGGTGCAGACGGTGCAACCGGCCCCACAGGTCCTACTGGCACTGCTGGTGCAGATGGCGCAACCGGCCCCACAGGTCCTACTGGCACTGCTGGTGCAGATGGCGCAACCGGCCCCACAGGTCCGACCGGCACTGCAGGTGTAGACGGCGCAACCGGCCCCACTGGTCCGACCGGCACTGCTGGTGCAGACGGCGCAACCGGCCCCACAGGTCCTACTGGTACTGCTGGTGCAGACGGCGCAACCGGCCCCACAGGTCCGACTGGCACTGCAGGTGCAGACGGCGCAACCGGTCCCACTGGCCCAACTGGTACAGCAGGTGTAGACGGTGCAACCGGCCCCACAGGCCCGACAGGTACTGCAGGTGCAGACGGTACAACCGGCCCCACAGGTCCGACCGGCACTGCTGGTGCAGATGGCGCAACCGGCCCCACTGGCCCGACTGGCACTGCTGGTGCAGACGGTGCAACCGGCCCCACAGGTCCGACTGGTACTGCTGGTGTAGACGGCGCAACCGGCCCCACGGGTCCGACCGGCACTGCTGGTGCAGACGGCGCAACCGGCCCCACTGGCCCGACCGGCACTGCTGGTGCAGATGGCGCAACCGGCCCCACAGGCCCGACCGGTACTGCAGGAGCAGACGGCGCAACCGGCCCCACAGGTCCAACTGGCACTGCTGGTGCAGATGGTACAACCGGTCCCACTGGCCCAACTGGTACAACAGGTGTAGACGGTGCAACCGGCCCCACAGGTCCGACTGGCACTGCAGGTGCAGATGGTGCAACCGGTCCCACAGGTCCGACTGGCACTGCGGGTGCAGACGGCGCAACTGGCCCCACAGGTCCGACTGGTACTGCAGGTGCAGACGGTGCAACCGGTCCCACAGGTCCGACTGGCGCAACTGGGGAAGTCGTTTTGGCTTTTGGATCTTTAAGAGGAAACAGTGTAGAGACACCTGGTGCAACATTCACACCCGTACCATTTAATATTGTTGGACCTTTATCAGATACCATCACGGTTAGTCTATCGGGTAATGAATTAGTAGTAGGAGAAAACGGAATTTATCAAATAACGATATCTATTAATGCTGAAGCCACTGTTAATCCAGATCCAGATCAACCATATTTAAATGCTATTATCACTGTCAATGGTGCACCTATTTTTGGCGATACTACCACTTTTTTCAAGATATCTAATAGAAGTAGTTCAACGTTTGCCGTTCAATCATCCTTAACAGCAGGAGATGAAGTAGGAGTAAGTATTATTACAGATTTTCCTGCTTTGGGTTATATGAATCGCTCTTTAACTATTGTTCAATTAAGTAATTAA